In Pseudomonas sp. ADAK18, a single window of DNA contains:
- a CDS encoding LysR family transcriptional regulator: MDQLGAITMFVATAHHGSFTRAAAYLGKTTSALTRAVTHLEAELGTRLFERSTRRIALTEAGHLYLASARQVLIELQQAREDIDQLQQEMCGTLRVVAPPSFAPAFLNAACCRFLEQYPLMRLEVDLTDELVDLVEGSYDLAVRDGPVELPDLIARPLTANRILLCASPAYLQRKPLEVLPHTFDQHDWLVFRHPALNPHYWWFTHEGERQRISQPAPRLASDNYDFLFAALLAGMGLQLCPQWSAVPYLKRGELVQLLPDIETDPDQFGAKIHVIYPEHRRHTRKHQAFIECLSNYLDEQALH, translated from the coding sequence ATGGATCAGCTTGGCGCCATCACCATGTTCGTGGCCACCGCACACCACGGCAGTTTCACCCGTGCAGCTGCCTATCTGGGCAAAACGACTTCGGCCCTGACCAGAGCCGTGACCCACCTTGAGGCGGAACTGGGAACACGTCTGTTCGAGCGCTCCACACGCCGGATTGCCCTGACCGAAGCCGGGCATCTCTATCTGGCAAGCGCTCGACAGGTGCTGATTGAGCTTCAGCAGGCGCGAGAAGATATTGATCAGCTGCAGCAGGAGATGTGCGGCACCTTGCGCGTGGTCGCCCCACCCTCCTTCGCTCCGGCTTTTCTCAATGCCGCGTGCTGTCGCTTTCTCGAGCAGTATCCGCTGATGCGCCTCGAGGTCGACCTGACCGATGAACTCGTGGACCTTGTCGAGGGCAGCTACGACCTGGCGGTACGCGACGGGCCTGTCGAATTGCCCGACCTGATCGCGCGGCCACTGACCGCAAACCGCATCCTGCTGTGCGCCAGCCCCGCTTACCTGCAACGCAAGCCACTGGAGGTGCTGCCGCACACATTCGATCAGCACGACTGGCTGGTTTTTCGACACCCGGCACTTAACCCTCATTACTGGTGGTTTACCCATGAAGGAGAACGTCAGCGCATATCGCAGCCAGCACCTCGCCTGGCGAGCGACAATTATGACTTCCTGTTCGCGGCCCTCCTGGCAGGCATGGGCTTGCAGTTGTGTCCGCAGTGGAGTGCCGTCCCTTATCTAAAACGCGGTGAACTGGTGCAACTACTCCCTGATATAGAGACTGACCCGGATCAGTTCGGAGCAAAAATCCATGTCATCTACCCTGAACACCGGCGCCACACCCGCAAGCACCAGGCATTTATCGAGTGTCTGAGTAACTATCTGGATGAGCAGGCGCTGCACTAA
- a CDS encoding amidohydrolase codes for MKNVLRATLAMAVAFSSMESMAAADLLLYNGKVFTAEPGQALQQAVAVLDGRIVKVGSDAEVLALKEAGTQVIDLQGKVLMPGFIDSHSHAIFGGVKLKSADLESQMLPFDELDRRLRAWRDDGKARHGDMLSVGGFPSTYWSQLAELEKRFNQGEWADTPIAFIGWDYHTGWANKAMLKRAGIDAERIKSLKGEAVATIGHHADGTPNGFVADAGLSAVESQLPAPTFDQLLDAGRAARDLNHRLGITALMDPAANAMPGDAVFDFKPTAQTVGVLPVYKALSDKGELQLRVAALMVANPKSKPVDLEVLDQVRKQFSGVDNLSLPGIKIFADGVAEVPAQTASLLEPYKNSKKAGELLIDPAHFGELVSAADARGWLVHVHAIGDRAVRESLNGIEQARRDRQSGVTHSITHLQLVNPKEFARFKPLNVIASMQLYWASADETSIDLLKPYINAMQFQYMYPARSLLKNGATIAGASDWPVSTPEPWKAISQAISRKGPKGVLNKDEGIDRETMFYAYTRNAARAIGLEKEIGSLTPGKQADLIVLDRDVFSVADEQLADTQVLKTYFSGREVYSRP; via the coding sequence ATGAAGAACGTTCTCAGGGCGACGCTGGCAATGGCGGTGGCTTTTTCATCAATGGAAAGCATGGCGGCGGCCGATCTGCTCTTGTACAACGGCAAGGTGTTCACCGCCGAGCCGGGGCAGGCGCTGCAACAGGCCGTTGCGGTGCTCGATGGCCGGATCGTCAAGGTCGGTAGCGACGCCGAGGTGCTTGCGCTGAAAGAAGCCGGCACGCAGGTGATCGATTTGCAGGGCAAGGTGTTGATGCCCGGCTTCATCGACAGCCATAGCCATGCGATCTTTGGCGGGGTGAAACTCAAGTCGGCCGATCTTGAATCGCAGATGCTGCCCTTCGACGAGCTGGATCGACGGTTGCGCGCGTGGCGAGATGACGGCAAGGCTCGCCATGGAGACATGCTCAGTGTCGGCGGCTTCCCGTCGACCTACTGGAGCCAATTGGCCGAACTTGAGAAACGCTTCAACCAGGGTGAATGGGCTGATACGCCGATTGCTTTCATCGGTTGGGACTACCACACCGGCTGGGCCAACAAGGCGATGCTCAAGCGCGCAGGCATTGACGCCGAACGGATCAAGTCGCTCAAGGGCGAAGCCGTAGCGACCATCGGCCATCATGCGGACGGCACCCCAAACGGTTTCGTGGCAGACGCCGGATTGTCTGCGGTGGAGTCTCAGCTTCCTGCTCCAACCTTTGACCAGTTGCTGGATGCAGGCCGGGCGGCGCGTGATCTGAATCACCGTTTGGGCATTACCGCCCTCATGGACCCGGCGGCCAATGCGATGCCAGGCGATGCGGTATTTGATTTCAAACCTACCGCGCAAACGGTGGGGGTCTTGCCCGTCTATAAAGCGTTGTCGGACAAGGGCGAGCTGCAATTGCGGGTGGCCGCGTTAATGGTCGCCAACCCCAAGAGCAAGCCTGTCGATCTGGAGGTGCTGGATCAAGTCAGAAAGCAGTTCTCCGGTGTCGACAACCTCAGCCTGCCAGGCATCAAGATCTTTGCCGATGGTGTCGCCGAGGTCCCGGCGCAAACCGCGTCCTTGCTCGAACCCTACAAGAACTCAAAAAAAGCCGGAGAGTTGTTGATCGACCCTGCGCATTTCGGTGAGCTGGTCAGCGCCGCCGATGCGCGTGGCTGGCTGGTGCATGTGCATGCGATTGGTGACCGTGCGGTACGCGAGTCGCTCAATGGCATCGAGCAGGCACGCCGTGACAGGCAAAGTGGCGTCACCCATTCGATCACCCATCTGCAACTGGTCAACCCCAAGGAATTCGCCCGCTTCAAACCGCTGAATGTGATTGCCTCCATGCAGCTGTATTGGGCCAGTGCAGACGAGACAAGCATCGACTTGCTCAAGCCCTATATCAACGCGATGCAATTCCAGTACATGTATCCGGCGCGCTCGCTGCTGAAAAATGGTGCGACCATTGCGGGTGCCAGCGATTGGCCGGTCAGCACCCCGGAACCGTGGAAAGCCATTTCCCAGGCAATCAGTCGCAAGGGACCCAAGGGTGTGCTGAACAAAGACGAGGGGATCGACCGCGAAACGATGTTCTATGCCTATACCCGCAACGCGGCCCGGGCCATTGGGCTTGAGAAAGAGATTGGCTCGCTCACGCCGGGTAAACAGGCTGACCTGATCGTCCTGGATCGCGATGTATTCAGCGTGGCTGACGAGCAACTGGCCGACACCCAGGTACTCAAGACCTACTTTTCCGGGCGCGAGGTCTATAGTCGCCCCTAG
- a CDS encoding VOC family protein: MKPRISLITLAVDDLKRAVRFYQEGLGLPTEGIVGEAFENGAVAFFDLQPGFRLALWPRVSLAADSGLPVSVASSTGICLAHNVASRDEVDLVMAEVKAAGGTLVKPARDTFWGGYAGYFQDLDMHLWEVAWNPEMLA, from the coding sequence ATGAAACCTAGAATCAGTTTGATCACCTTGGCTGTCGATGACCTGAAAAGAGCCGTGCGTTTTTACCAGGAGGGCCTCGGCTTGCCCACCGAAGGCATCGTCGGTGAAGCGTTCGAAAACGGGGCGGTTGCCTTCTTTGACCTGCAGCCGGGTTTTCGACTGGCACTCTGGCCGCGTGTCAGCCTTGCCGCGGACTCGGGTCTGCCGGTGAGCGTTGCGTCTTCAACCGGTATTTGCCTGGCACATAACGTTGCGTCCAGAGATGAAGTCGACCTCGTGATGGCCGAGGTCAAGGCCGCGGGTGGCACTCTCGTCAAACCGGCGAGAGATACTTTCTGGGGAGGGTATGCTGGCTATTTTCAGGACCTCGACATGCACCTCTGGGAGGTGGCCTGGAATCCAGAGATGCTTGCGTAG
- a CDS encoding helix-turn-helix domain-containing protein yields MSTQPFLRTTPPSTAGAQLRHLRRQARLSQLDLALISGISQRHLSCIETGRAKPSPGTLHNLLMALEVPLEQCNSVFLASGYAPRYEATPLSSPSMEAIRDAISHVLHANNPAPAIVLGSQWEVLAANASTAVLFDLVGLAPDAAEGLNLLVTLLQPGGLGDHLINADEIRNIAWQRASREALSNPTLASLVERLPPPDSLTAMANDLPPLVLTRINSRQGELNFLSTFTTFGMPLDITVTSLRIEHLIPADAHTWQVMTAAYALSLSALKVS; encoded by the coding sequence ATGAGCACCCAGCCCTTTCTCCGAACAACTCCTCCAAGCACCGCCGGCGCACAGCTGCGCCACTTGCGCCGACAGGCCCGCCTGAGCCAGCTGGACCTGGCGCTGATCAGCGGAATTTCCCAGCGCCACCTGAGTTGCATCGAGACAGGTCGCGCCAAACCGAGCCCCGGCACGTTGCACAACCTGCTGATGGCGCTGGAGGTACCGCTGGAGCAATGCAACAGCGTGTTCCTGGCGTCGGGCTATGCCCCGCGCTACGAAGCCACCCCGCTCTCTTCACCGTCGATGGAGGCGATTCGAGACGCCATCAGCCATGTGCTTCACGCCAACAATCCCGCGCCGGCGATTGTGCTGGGCAGCCAGTGGGAAGTCCTCGCCGCCAATGCCAGTACTGCCGTGTTGTTCGATCTGGTAGGGCTGGCGCCAGACGCGGCCGAAGGGCTGAATCTACTGGTCACGTTGCTGCAGCCTGGAGGTCTTGGCGATCACTTGATCAATGCCGACGAAATCAGAAATATTGCCTGGCAGCGGGCATCGCGAGAAGCCCTGAGCAACCCCACACTGGCCAGCCTCGTGGAAAGACTGCCGCCTCCGGACAGCCTCACCGCCATGGCCAATGATCTGCCGCCCTTGGTGCTGACTCGCATCAATTCCCGGCAAGGCGAGTTGAATTTCCTGTCGACCTTCACGACCTTCGGCATGCCGCTGGACATCACCGTGACGTCGTTGCGGATCGAGCATCTGATTCCCGCTGATGCGCACACTTGGCAGGTCATGACTGCGGCCTATGCACTGTCGTTAAGCGCACTGAAAGTGTCTTGA
- a CDS encoding DUF2834 domain-containing protein — protein MQRPYLALVTLVGFSLYTTYTLLLADQSLIAFGLELMSRPDTAQVVVDLYVLAVMACVWMYRDARSKGRSLAFILPYLLITAIFVSIGPLLYIVINGFSRQPHTMADG, from the coding sequence ATGCAACGACCGTATCTCGCCCTCGTTACCCTGGTGGGTTTTTCCCTGTATACGACGTACACGCTGTTGCTGGCAGATCAGTCCCTTATTGCGTTTGGCCTGGAACTCATGTCTCGTCCAGACACCGCGCAAGTGGTCGTCGACCTCTATGTGCTCGCGGTCATGGCTTGCGTCTGGATGTACCGGGATGCTCGCTCGAAAGGACGCTCGCTTGCCTTCATCCTCCCCTACTTGCTGATAACGGCGATCTTCGTCTCGATTGGCCCGCTGCTGTACATCGTGATCAACGGCTTCAGCCGCCAACCCCACACGATGGCAGACGGATGA
- a CDS encoding type 1 glutamine amidotransferase — MKVHFIVHEAFENPGAYEKWVKARGYEASYSRVYEGTGLPGNVDNIDLLVILGGPQSPATTQQECPHFDAAAECVLIAKAVKAQKAVVGVCLGAQLVGEALGARFGHSPEKEIGKYPITLTSEGKTNDKVADFGDVLDVGHWHNDMPGLTDTAKVLAYSEGCPRQIIEYSPLVYGFQCHMEFTRDVVESLISASESELAAATGRRFVQQSAALLANDYDEMNQKLFGFLDKLVADYSLQ; from the coding sequence ATGAAAGTTCATTTCATCGTTCACGAAGCCTTTGAGAATCCCGGCGCCTATGAGAAGTGGGTCAAAGCGCGCGGATATGAAGCCAGCTATTCCCGTGTCTATGAGGGTACAGGCTTGCCCGGTAACGTCGACAATATCGACCTTCTGGTCATCCTCGGTGGCCCGCAGTCTCCCGCCACTACCCAGCAGGAATGCCCCCACTTTGACGCCGCTGCCGAATGTGTCTTGATCGCCAAAGCAGTCAAGGCGCAAAAGGCTGTGGTAGGTGTGTGTCTTGGCGCTCAACTGGTCGGTGAGGCCTTGGGGGCCAGGTTCGGTCACAGCCCTGAGAAAGAGATCGGCAAGTACCCGATTACGCTGACCTCGGAGGGTAAAACCAACGACAAGGTTGCGGACTTTGGCGACGTCCTGGATGTCGGTCATTGGCATAACGACATGCCCGGCCTGACTGACACCGCGAAGGTCCTGGCCTACAGCGAAGGCTGCCCAAGGCAGATCATTGAGTACAGCCCGCTCGTGTATGGTTTTCAGTGCCATATGGAGTTCACTCGCGACGTCGTGGAGTCGCTCATCTCTGCATCCGAGAGCGAGCTGGCCGCTGCGACAGGCCGTCGTTTTGTTCAGCAATCGGCGGCGCTACTTGCCAACGACTATGACGAAATGAACCAGAAACTCTTTGGGTTTCTGGATAAGTTAGTAGCGGACTACAGCCTGCAATAA
- a CDS encoding LysE family translocator, with product MDLATLTLFLPACFALNMAPGPNNLLSVSNSTRYGYRTSCLAGVGRLLAFAGMIALASAGLAVVLQTSELLFYGIKILGAAYLFYLAYQLWRANPQAEAESAAAKVGLWALSRQEFLVAAGNPKAILIFTAFLPQFVDPAQPITPQFALLGAMFLALEWIAISAYAYMGLHMRRWFAQPRGKRIFNRCCAGLLSAAATVLLMARRA from the coding sequence ATGGACCTCGCCACCCTCACCCTTTTCCTCCCGGCCTGCTTCGCCCTGAACATGGCGCCCGGCCCCAACAACCTGTTGTCCGTCAGCAACTCCACCCGCTACGGCTACCGCACCTCGTGCCTGGCCGGTGTCGGTCGCCTGCTGGCCTTCGCCGGCATGATCGCCCTCGCCTCCGCCGGGCTGGCGGTGGTGTTGCAAACCTCGGAGTTGCTGTTCTACGGGATCAAGATTCTTGGGGCGGCGTATCTGTTTTATCTGGCGTATCAGCTGTGGCGTGCCAATCCGCAGGCAGAGGCCGAATCGGCGGCGGCCAAGGTTGGACTGTGGGCGTTGTCACGGCAGGAGTTTCTGGTAGCGGCGGGCAACCCAAAAGCAATCCTGATCTTCACCGCCTTCCTACCGCAGTTCGTCGATCCTGCACAGCCCATCACCCCGCAATTTGCCCTGCTCGGCGCGATGTTCCTGGCCCTGGAATGGATCGCCATCAGCGCCTACGCCTACATGGGCCTGCATATGCGCCGCTGGTTTGCGCAGCCTCGGGGCAAGCGGATATTCAATCGCTGCTGCGCCGGGTTGTTGTCGGCGGCAGCGACGGTGTTGTTGATGGCGCGACGTGCTTGA
- a CDS encoding MFS transporter: protein MLTAFRHYPFSVNLLLSSALFLTLGRAITLPYMVIYLSSNFTLGISEIGLVVGGAMLVGSLLSLYGGYLTDKISSYRLILSFTGFFTVGFIGMCVTRQLWLFFLFLVAFNFAYSVIDIVVKAAFGKLLPEAERGKVFSVRYTLINIGYAVGPFIGAGLAHMNMKLPFLMSAILGMSYFLTYMVWGDRTLSSADPANAPVSFVAVGRILLKDYRLVCFTVGGALSAVAFGQFTGYISQYLVTTSTPEFTYQVISSVVAVNATVVICLQYIVGKRITNEHLNQWLTAGFSLFLLGVVGFALSTSVLHWALAVAIFTLGEIIVFPAEYMFIDRIAPDHLRGMYYGAQNLSNLGGALGPVLCGFALASQPAHFMFYMLAAFIVAGGCFYLMGASYSKRHDTGRGDRAQ from the coding sequence ATGCTCACTGCCTTCAGACACTACCCGTTTTCGGTCAATCTGCTGCTGTCGTCTGCGTTGTTCCTGACACTGGGTCGCGCCATTACCCTGCCGTATATGGTGATTTATCTGTCATCCAACTTCACGTTGGGCATCAGCGAAATCGGTCTGGTAGTGGGTGGTGCGATGCTTGTCGGCTCGTTACTCAGCCTGTACGGCGGCTACCTGACTGACAAAATCTCCAGCTATCGATTGATCCTGAGCTTCACGGGGTTTTTCACCGTAGGCTTCATCGGCATGTGCGTCACGCGGCAGCTGTGGCTGTTTTTCCTGTTTCTGGTGGCATTCAATTTCGCCTATTCAGTGATCGATATTGTGGTCAAGGCCGCGTTTGGCAAACTGCTGCCGGAAGCCGAACGCGGCAAAGTGTTTTCGGTACGCTACACACTGATCAACATTGGTTACGCAGTGGGGCCGTTCATTGGCGCTGGGCTCGCGCACATGAATATGAAACTGCCGTTCTTGATGTCAGCGATCCTGGGCATGAGCTACTTCCTGACTTATATGGTCTGGGGCGACAGGACCCTCAGTTCCGCTGACCCGGCCAATGCCCCGGTATCGTTCGTCGCGGTGGGGCGCATTCTGCTCAAGGACTATCGCCTGGTCTGCTTCACGGTTGGCGGCGCGTTGAGCGCTGTGGCGTTCGGCCAGTTCACCGGCTACATCTCGCAATACCTAGTGACCACAAGCACACCGGAATTTACCTACCAGGTCATCAGCTCGGTGGTGGCGGTTAATGCGACGGTGGTGATCTGCCTGCAGTACATCGTGGGCAAGCGCATTACCAATGAGCATTTGAATCAATGGCTGACGGCGGGCTTCAGCCTGTTTCTGCTGGGCGTCGTCGGTTTTGCGTTGTCCACCAGCGTGCTGCATTGGGCGTTGGCAGTGGCGATATTCACCCTAGGCGAAATCATCGTCTTCCCGGCCGAGTACATGTTCATCGACCGCATCGCGCCAGACCACTTGCGCGGCATGTATTACGGCGCGCAAAACCTGTCCAACCTCGGCGGAGCACTGGGACCGGTGTTGTGCGGATTTGCCCTGGCATCGCAGCCGGCGCATTTCATGTTCTATATGCTCGCAGCGTTTATCGTGGCGGGCGGATGCTTCTATCTGATGGGGGCCTCCTATTCCAAACGCCACGACACTGGACGCGGTGATCGCGCCCAATGA
- a CDS encoding methyl-accepting chemotaxis protein translates to MPAQARFIEHYRKADRIMLALIWLMGLFSLGLAFWHDTLLQALFVGGGTCVVLTLSYRVIGGTRLMRCALGVGLMVMAALHINQTQGVIESHFGIFALLAVLTFYRDWLPILVAAVTIAVHHVVFHALQHQGFPVFVMEHHGGWNMIFVHAFYVVMETVALLYLAVHSQTEAVESQEMLEKMLAVTTQFSGEAAKDDPEKIHVSLATRFDHFLTQITGLIDGVARDSHGLGQLGQELAHASGTLEKGARHQLAEIAQMTGSMQRMEDAMGHIAVHVEHAVEHAGQASQQIIRGQESVGRAQQEITQLATRLHDTNETVQGLAVQAEQIGSVLEVISSIASQTNLLALNAAIEAARAGEQGRGFAVVADEVRSLAQRTAVSTQEIKTIIEGLQHGSRRAVEAMHASRQGVERCVEDSQLAVQMLQAVGNDISQIDQLNGRIVSTTREQSTANVEIVGRLQSVQSIAQSTAQDVETLARSSERLPPIAVRLDALGRRFHQ, encoded by the coding sequence ATGCCTGCGCAAGCCCGATTCATCGAGCACTACCGCAAAGCCGACCGCATTATGCTCGCCCTGATCTGGCTGATGGGCCTGTTCTCTCTGGGCCTGGCTTTCTGGCACGACACCCTGCTTCAAGCGCTCTTCGTGGGAGGCGGCACCTGCGTGGTGCTCACCCTGTCCTATCGCGTCATCGGCGGCACACGCCTGATGCGTTGCGCGCTTGGCGTTGGCCTGATGGTCATGGCTGCCTTGCACATCAACCAGACCCAAGGCGTCATCGAATCGCACTTCGGCATCTTCGCGCTGCTGGCGGTGCTGACCTTCTACCGCGACTGGCTGCCCATCCTGGTGGCCGCCGTCACCATTGCAGTGCACCACGTGGTGTTCCACGCCTTGCAGCACCAGGGTTTCCCTGTGTTTGTGATGGAGCATCACGGAGGCTGGAACATGATTTTCGTCCACGCCTTCTACGTGGTCATGGAGACCGTCGCCCTGCTCTACCTCGCCGTGCACAGCCAGACCGAAGCAGTAGAAAGCCAGGAAATGCTCGAAAAAATGCTCGCCGTCACCACCCAGTTCAGCGGTGAGGCCGCCAAGGACGACCCGGAAAAAATCCACGTCTCCCTCGCCACCCGCTTCGACCACTTTCTCACTCAGATCACCGGCCTGATCGACGGCGTCGCCCGCGACTCCCACGGCCTCGGCCAACTCGGCCAGGAACTTGCCCACGCCAGCGGTACTCTGGAAAAAGGCGCGCGCCACCAACTGGCGGAAATCGCCCAAATGACCGGTTCCATGCAACGCATGGAAGACGCCATGGGCCACATCGCCGTACACGTCGAACATGCCGTCGAACACGCGGGCCAAGCCAGCCAGCAAATCATCCGCGGCCAGGAAAGCGTCGGCCGCGCCCAACAGGAAATCACCCAACTCGCCACCCGCCTCCACGACACCAACGAGACGGTCCAAGGGCTGGCCGTGCAAGCCGAACAAATCGGCTCGGTGCTGGAAGTCATCAGCAGCATCGCCAGCCAGACCAACCTACTGGCCCTCAACGCCGCCATCGAAGCCGCCCGCGCGGGTGAGCAAGGACGCGGGTTTGCCGTAGTCGCCGATGAGGTACGCAGCCTCGCGCAGCGCACGGCGGTGTCTACCCAGGAGATCAAGACCATTATTGAAGGGTTGCAACACGGCAGCCGGCGGGCGGTTGAAGCCATGCACGCTAGCCGACAAGGGGTGGAGCGGTGCGTGGAAGACAGCCAACTGGCGGTGCAGATGCTGCAGGCGGTGGGCAATGACATTTCGCAAATTGATCAGTTGAATGGAAGGATTGTGTCGACCACCCGCGAGCAATCCACAGCGAATGTGGAGATTGTGGGACGGCTGCAGTCGGTGCAGAGCATTGCGCAGAGTACGGCGCAGGATGTAGAAACGTTGGCCAGGAGCAGTGAGCGCTTGCCGCCGATTGCGGTGCGCTTGGATGCGTTGGGGCGCAGGTTTCATCAGTGA
- a CDS encoding alpha/beta hydrolase yields MKKIIVLLTLLVSSLSAVGADMSNGADNFYTSDKVTVQKVNFKNQYQMNVSGNLFIPKKPDAKTRSPAIVVGHPMGAVKEQSANLYATKMAEKGFVTLSLDLSFWGESEGLPRNAVSPDIYAEDFSAAVDFLGTRPFIDKERIGALGICGSGSFVISAAKIDPRMKAIATVSMYDMGAANRNGLKHAQTLEQRKETIAQAVQQRYVEFTSGQTLYTSGTVHQLDENTHPIQREFYDFYRTPRGEYTPASSSKELTTHPTLTSNIKFMNFYPFNDIETISPRPMLFIAGADAHSREFSEEAYKLAGQPKELVIIAGAGHVDLYDRVDLIPFDKLASFFQSNLK; encoded by the coding sequence ATGAAAAAGATCATTGTTTTATTAACGCTTCTTGTCAGTTCACTCTCAGCAGTAGGAGCCGATATGTCTAACGGTGCGGATAATTTTTATACCAGCGACAAAGTGACCGTGCAAAAGGTCAACTTCAAAAATCAGTATCAAATGAACGTGTCGGGCAATCTGTTTATCCCCAAAAAACCAGACGCCAAAACCAGGAGCCCTGCGATTGTTGTTGGCCACCCAATGGGCGCGGTCAAGGAACAAAGCGCTAATCTATATGCCACCAAAATGGCGGAAAAAGGCTTCGTGACACTGTCCCTGGATCTTTCATTCTGGGGCGAAAGCGAAGGGTTGCCGCGCAATGCTGTCTCGCCGGATATTTATGCCGAGGACTTCAGCGCGGCGGTGGATTTTCTCGGTACCCGGCCTTTTATCGACAAGGAGCGGATTGGTGCACTCGGCATCTGTGGCAGCGGTAGCTTCGTTATCAGCGCGGCCAAGATCGACCCACGTATGAAAGCCATCGCAACGGTTAGCATGTATGACATGGGCGCCGCCAATCGCAATGGCCTGAAGCATGCGCAGACACTTGAACAACGCAAAGAGACCATCGCACAAGCGGTACAGCAGCGTTATGTCGAGTTCACGAGCGGTCAAACCCTCTACACCAGCGGTACGGTGCACCAACTGGACGAGAATACTCACCCGATCCAGCGTGAGTTCTATGATTTCTATCGCACACCGCGCGGTGAATACACGCCAGCCAGCTCATCCAAAGAGTTGACCACGCACCCTACGCTGACGAGCAACATCAAATTCATGAACTTCTACCCGTTCAATGACATCGAGACGATTTCACCTCGTCCGATGCTGTTCATCGCCGGAGCCGATGCGCACTCGAGAGAATTCAGCGAAGAAGCGTACAAGCTCGCGGGTCAACCCAAGGAGCTCGTCATCATTGCTGGCGCTGGCCATGTTGACCTTTATGATCGAGTCGACCTCATTCCTTTTGACAAACTGGCAAGTTTTTTTCAGAGCAATCTGAAGTGA
- a CDS encoding cyclophilin-like fold protein, which produces MTRSIQHAANTEQRQGCGKRPFRWPGLLYSAFVLGSYILLNNVASASSITEKSRMWMIIGEQRFAITLADNAAARVFATLLPLKLDMSDLNSNEKYASLPEALPANASKPGTIHTGDLMLYGTDTLVIFYSTFESTYAYTRLGHVDDNANLAQVLGRHAVKVMFSQN; this is translated from the coding sequence ATGACCAGGAGCATTCAGCATGCTGCAAATACCGAGCAGCGCCAAGGCTGCGGCAAGCGGCCATTTCGTTGGCCTGGTTTGCTGTATTCAGCTTTCGTGCTTGGCAGTTACATCCTACTGAATAATGTCGCGTCGGCGTCTTCGATTACGGAGAAATCTCGCATGTGGATGATCATCGGCGAACAACGCTTTGCCATCACCCTGGCCGACAACGCAGCCGCTCGTGTGTTTGCCACGCTATTGCCACTGAAGCTGGACATGAGCGATCTCAATAGCAATGAAAAATACGCCAGCCTTCCTGAAGCCCTGCCCGCCAATGCAAGCAAACCGGGAACGATCCACACGGGTGATCTGATGCTGTATGGCACGGACACCCTGGTTATTTTCTATTCGACCTTTGAATCGACATACGCATACACCCGCCTTGGGCACGTGGACGACAACGCGAACCTGGCACAGGTTTTAGGTCGTCATGCGGTGAAAGTGATGTTTTCCCAAAACTGA